The Bacillus carboniphilus genome contains a region encoding:
- a CDS encoding GH1 family beta-glucosidase, which translates to MKQFSQEFIFGTATSSYQIEGPASVDGRTPSIWDTFSYTPGKVLGGDTGDVACDHYNRMEEDIQNIKNLGVDSYRFSIAWPRIFPKQGQYNPKGMEFYKKLAKRLMEEGIKPLVTIYHWDLPQWADNLGGWINRESVEWFMEFAKKCFEELDEYVAQWITHNEPWCATMLGYHQGVHAPGHTNLDDAVKAAHHILLSHGQAVRYYKSEFAGQKPIGITLNLSPVYAASETMNDQLAANNQDGYLNRWFLDPIFKAKYPEDMMNLFSKFVHDYNFIQEKDLQIISTPCDFFGINYYNRFLIEYSAASELLFKEAYSDYPKSGMGWDISPNEFKELIHRLRKEYTDLPIFITENGAAFDDVLEEDGTVKDHDRVDYVEKHLTVVAELNEEGMNVAGYFLWSLLDNFEWAFGYEKKIRNLFCRFQNAKKIYEK; encoded by the coding sequence ATGAAACAATTTTCTCAAGAGTTTATTTTTGGGACTGCGACATCTTCTTATCAAATTGAAGGGCCAGCGTCCGTTGATGGACGAACGCCTTCCATTTGGGATACGTTCTCCTATACGCCAGGAAAAGTGTTGGGCGGAGATACGGGTGATGTTGCGTGTGACCATTACAATCGCATGGAAGAAGATATACAAAATATTAAAAATCTTGGCGTTGATTCATATCGATTTTCAATTGCTTGGCCAAGGATTTTTCCAAAACAAGGTCAATATAATCCAAAAGGGATGGAGTTTTATAAAAAACTTGCGAAACGGTTAATGGAAGAAGGCATTAAGCCGTTAGTGACTATTTATCATTGGGACCTACCGCAATGGGCAGATAATTTAGGTGGTTGGATTAACCGAGAATCCGTTGAATGGTTCATGGAGTTTGCTAAGAAGTGTTTTGAAGAGTTAGATGAATATGTAGCGCAATGGATTACTCATAATGAGCCTTGGTGTGCAACAATGTTAGGTTATCATCAAGGAGTTCATGCTCCGGGTCATACGAACTTAGATGATGCAGTTAAAGCAGCCCATCATATTTTGTTATCGCATGGACAAGCGGTTCGATATTACAAGAGTGAATTTGCAGGACAAAAACCAATTGGAATTACATTGAATTTATCTCCTGTGTATGCCGCAAGTGAAACAATGAATGATCAGTTAGCAGCTAATAATCAAGACGGTTACTTGAATAGATGGTTTTTAGACCCTATTTTTAAAGCGAAATACCCTGAAGATATGATGAATTTATTTTCTAAGTTTGTTCATGATTATAATTTCATACAAGAGAAAGATTTACAAATTATTTCTACTCCTTGTGATTTCTTTGGGATTAACTATTACAATCGGTTCTTAATCGAATATTCAGCAGCATCTGAATTGTTATTTAAAGAAGCATACTCTGATTATCCGAAGTCTGGGATGGGTTGGGACATCTCTCCAAACGAATTTAAAGAGTTAATTCACCGTCTTCGAAAAGAGTATACAGATCTTCCAATCTTTATTACTGAAAATGGAGCAGCGTTTGATGATGTTTTAGAAGAAGATGGAACGGTTAAAGACCATGACCGAGTGGATTATGTGGAAAAACATTTAACGGTTGTTGCTGAATTAAATGAAGAAGGAATGAATGTTGCAGGGTACTTTTTATGGTCATTACTCGATAATTTTGAGTGGGCATTCGGCTATGAAAAAAAGATTCGGAATTTATTTTGTAGATTTCAAAACGCAAAAAAGATATATGAAAAATAG
- a CDS encoding carbohydrate ABC transporter permease, translated as MKNKQLLGKVSIYVLLIFLAVISIIPFYMMIVNATRSTSEILKGFSLIPGSSLSENYTVLTDFVQIWTGFKNSLFISVTVTVLCGYFSALTAYGFAVYEFKGKNALFIFTLVTMMVPPQLGLIGFYELNKSIGTLNTFIPLIIPTIASPFVVFFLRQFASSTLHPSLLEAARMDGAGELKIFHTIGLPMMMPAVATMSIFTFINSWNSYIIPLVTLFSPEKYTLPLWMGFLKGGKVAENLGAVYLGIAISVIPIMIAFLFFSKYIISSISAGSVKE; from the coding sequence ATGAAAAATAAACAATTGTTAGGAAAAGTTAGTATTTATGTGTTATTAATTTTTTTAGCCGTTATAAGTATCATTCCGTTCTATATGATGATTGTCAATGCAACAAGATCCACTAGTGAAATCTTGAAAGGTTTTTCATTAATACCAGGTAGTAGTCTTTCGGAAAATTACACAGTTTTGACTGACTTTGTGCAAATTTGGACAGGTTTTAAAAATAGTTTGTTTATTTCAGTAACGGTTACGGTTTTATGTGGATACTTTTCAGCTTTAACAGCATATGGATTTGCTGTTTATGAATTTAAAGGGAAAAATGCTTTATTTATTTTTACGTTAGTAACGATGATGGTTCCACCGCAACTTGGCTTAATTGGCTTCTATGAATTAAACAAGTCTATAGGCACGTTAAATACGTTTATCCCATTAATTATACCGACTATTGCTAGTCCGTTTGTTGTCTTTTTCTTACGACAATTTGCTTCTTCTACCTTACATCCATCGTTATTAGAGGCTGCACGCATGGATGGAGCAGGAGAACTAAAGATTTTTCATACAATCGGTTTACCGATGATGATGCCAGCAGTAGCGACGATGTCGATCTTTACGTTTATTAACTCATGGAACAGCTACATTATCCCCTTGGTCACGTTATTTTCACCAGAAAAATATACGTTGCCACTCTGGATGGGTTTCTTAAAAGGTGGGAAAGTAGCAGAAAATTTAGGTGCAGTATACTTAGGTATAGCGATTTCTGTTATCCCAATTATGATTGCATTCTTGTTCTTCTCTAAATATATTATTAGTAGTATTTCGGCTGGTTCAGTAAAAGAATAG
- a CDS encoding carbohydrate ABC transporter permease — MKNINYKGYFFIAPFFLIFLTFNIYPVLLTFYYSFTNYQGYGNAEFVLFENYARILTDEVFYEAFFNTLKIWGLNFTLQLGIALLLAALFSDLRFRVKGLGAFRAIFYLPNIIMISAVAVLFKILLAWPHGSINQVLMNIGIISEPIQWLNQPVTAQVSVALILTWMWFGYTFIILMAGVSGISKEYFEAALMDGANRWQTFTKITLPLLKPIMLYVLITSLVGGLQLFELPQLISATGLGEPEGALNTMVLYLYNQAFKYNNYGYAATIAYALFIITIIFSVITFKSMYRDVKPKKNRGKKNEK, encoded by the coding sequence ATGAAAAATATTAATTACAAAGGTTATTTTTTCATAGCCCCGTTTTTTTTGATCTTTCTTACGTTTAACATCTACCCTGTTTTGCTAACGTTTTACTATTCGTTTACGAATTATCAAGGGTATGGAAATGCAGAGTTCGTCTTGTTCGAAAACTATGCAAGAATATTAACGGATGAAGTGTTTTATGAAGCGTTTTTTAATACGTTGAAGATTTGGGGATTGAACTTTACTTTACAATTAGGAATAGCCTTACTTTTAGCAGCTTTATTTTCTGATTTGCGCTTTAGAGTAAAAGGGCTAGGAGCATTCAGAGCAATCTTTTATTTACCGAATATCATAATGATATCTGCAGTTGCAGTCCTATTTAAAATTTTGCTCGCTTGGCCACACGGATCGATTAACCAAGTGTTAATGAATATAGGCATTATTTCTGAACCAATCCAATGGCTCAATCAACCAGTTACAGCACAAGTTTCGGTAGCGTTGATTTTAACCTGGATGTGGTTTGGTTACACGTTTATTATCCTCATGGCCGGTGTATCAGGTATTTCAAAGGAATATTTTGAGGCTGCGCTGATGGATGGAGCCAATAGATGGCAAACGTTTACAAAAATTACGTTACCTTTACTTAAACCAATCATGTTATATGTCTTGATTACATCGTTAGTGGGAGGTTTGCAATTATTTGAATTACCACAGTTAATTTCAGCTACGGGTCTTGGTGAACCTGAAGGTGCATTAAATACGATGGTACTGTATTTATATAATCAGGCATTTAAATATAACAACTATGGGTATGCAGCGACGATTGCTTATGCCTTATTCATCATTACTATTATATTCTCAGTTATTACATTTAAATCAATGTACCGCGATGTCAAACCAAAAAAGAATCGGGGTAAGAAAAATGAAAAATAA
- a CDS encoding ABC transporter substrate-binding protein, with translation MQQWTDRDDYWVNLSEEYGVDEWEDDYVPYVFDLGKDSNGDVRALSWQTTPGGIYYRRSIAEKVLGTDDPAKVGEMLSTWDGMFEVGEKLKAEGYALFPDEGAIRWFAKGEDPQPWVNEDNELKMTDAKKEYMDKAKDLRENGYTALADEWSPEWLEGMDGPIGGKTEVFSYVLPTWGLSAILKANTEATVGDWAVTNGPNPYFWGGTWLGVYQGSENKDLAFKFVEMMTHDEEFLTDWVNEYGDVVSYLPVTEKVKGDISDEFLDGQNHYEFFLEEAESIDASSITKYDQEIDQLFGNEVKEYRDGKKTKEEAIEDFYNAVKNAYPDIETP, from the coding sequence TTGCAGCAATGGACAGATCGTGATGACTACTGGGTGAATTTATCTGAAGAGTACGGTGTAGACGAATGGGAAGATGATTATGTACCATATGTGTTTGATTTAGGTAAAGATTCAAATGGTGATGTTCGCGCTCTATCTTGGCAAACAACACCAGGAGGAATATATTATAGACGGAGCATCGCTGAAAAAGTGCTAGGAACAGATGATCCTGCAAAAGTTGGCGAAATGTTAAGTACATGGGATGGGATGTTTGAAGTAGGAGAGAAATTGAAAGCAGAAGGATATGCCCTATTCCCAGATGAAGGTGCAATTCGCTGGTTTGCAAAAGGAGAAGATCCTCAGCCTTGGGTGAATGAAGATAACGAATTAAAAATGACAGATGCAAAAAAAGAGTATATGGATAAAGCGAAAGATTTGAGAGAGAATGGTTATACTGCTCTTGCAGATGAATGGTCTCCAGAATGGCTTGAAGGAATGGATGGTCCAATTGGCGGAAAAACAGAAGTATTCTCTTATGTATTACCAACATGGGGACTTTCAGCTATATTGAAAGCTAACACAGAAGCTACTGTAGGTGATTGGGCTGTTACTAATGGACCTAACCCATATTTCTGGGGAGGTACGTGGTTAGGCGTTTACCAAGGATCAGAAAACAAAGATTTAGCCTTTAAGTTTGTTGAAATGATGACTCATGATGAAGAGTTTTTAACGGATTGGGTAAATGAGTATGGAGATGTCGTTTCATATCTTCCTGTCACTGAAAAGGTAAAAGGTGATATCAGTGATGAATTCTTAGATGGACAAAATCATTATGAGTTTTTCTTAGAAGAAGCAGAATCAATTGATGCTAGTTCAATAACCAAGTATGATCAAGAAATTGATCAGTTGTTTGGTAATGAAGTAAAAGAATATCGAGATGGTAAGAAGACGAAGGAAGAAGCAATCGAGGACTTCTATAATGCAGTTAAGAACGCATATCCAGATATAGAAACACCGTAA
- a CDS encoding LacI family DNA-binding transcriptional regulator, with translation MVTIYDIAKKTGFSVTTVSKALNNYSDVSEKTKKKILEAVEEMNYFPNSSARTLTTKKSWTIGVVFVESLGLGIKHPFFSEVIESFKKTVEIHEYDLLFVSRNMHNQKKSYLDHFRYREVDGVVVVCSTIDEPQVTELMEDSIPSVVIDMDSQTSSVVYSDSLEGSRLAVDHLVSLGHRRIAHIAGHQQTFAGKERLKGYVDSMTAQKINVESKYIVDGGYFSKEGGYEAMERLLSLETPPTAIYAASDSLAIGAIEAIKDQGYEVPEDFSIVGFDDITIAELMYPKLTTIKQQTELIGEKAAKLLLEQITNKEKIVNCVKIPVLLMERESCRKI, from the coding sequence GTGGTAACAATATATGATATAGCAAAGAAAACCGGTTTTTCCGTCACAACGGTATCTAAAGCCTTAAATAACTACTCTGATGTAAGTGAGAAAACAAAAAAGAAGATCTTAGAGGCTGTTGAAGAAATGAACTACTTTCCTAACTCCTCTGCAAGAACGCTAACAACGAAAAAGTCATGGACAATTGGTGTCGTTTTTGTTGAATCACTTGGGTTAGGGATTAAACACCCATTCTTCAGCGAGGTTATTGAAAGTTTCAAGAAAACAGTAGAAATTCATGAATATGATTTGCTTTTTGTTTCTCGAAATATGCATAATCAAAAAAAAAGTTACTTAGATCATTTTCGTTATCGAGAAGTCGATGGAGTGGTCGTTGTTTGTTCAACAATAGATGAACCTCAAGTAACGGAATTGATGGAGGACTCGATCCCTAGCGTCGTCATTGATATGGACAGTCAAACATCAAGTGTTGTTTATTCTGATAGTTTAGAAGGAAGTCGACTGGCAGTTGATCATCTTGTTTCTTTAGGACATAGGAGGATTGCTCATATCGCAGGTCACCAACAAACATTTGCTGGGAAAGAGCGGTTAAAAGGTTATGTTGATAGTATGACAGCCCAGAAAATAAATGTTGAAAGTAAATACATCGTCGATGGTGGTTACTTTTCAAAAGAAGGCGGATACGAGGCGATGGAACGATTATTATCGTTAGAAACGCCACCTACTGCCATCTATGCGGCAAGTGATAGCTTAGCGATTGGAGCAATTGAAGCCATTAAGGATCAAGGATATGAAGTTCCAGAAGATTTCTCAATTGTTGGTTTTGATGACATTACGATTGCTGAACTCATGTATCCCAAATTAACGACTATCAAACAACAAACAGAGCTAATCGGAGAAAAAGCAGCTAAGTTACTTTTGGAACAAATAACGAACAAAGAGAAAATTGTTAATTGCGTTAAAATTCCTGTACTTTTAATGGAAAGAGAAAGTTGCAGGAAGATTTGA